The nucleotide sequence AACAATATGAAATTCGTTATTGTACTACTTGCCGTTATTGCCCTGGCTTCTGCCCGTCCTGAGGTGGAGATCATAAAATCAGAATCAGATGTGCAACCTGACCATTATTCTTTCGAGTAAGAATTGAACAGTTAATCACACTTGTAAACATATTTGTTGTTTTGGGTTTAATCTTTTTGTTCTCTTATTTAGTATGGAGACCAGCGATGGCACTAGTAGACATGAAGAGGGCGTTGTGAAGGATGCTGATAGCGAACACCCAGCTCTAGTTGTCCACGGTTCTTATACCTACAAGGATGAACATGATGGCAAAGAATACTCGGTCAGCTATGTAGCAGATGAATACGGCTTCCAACCCACTGGTGAACATATCCCCAAGCTACCTGCAATCGAACATTAAATTAGGAGTGTAtcgaatttattatattttttagcaaatatatGCGCAATTAAATAAATCCATACTCACTAGTAtcataaaatacaacaaaagcaCACATACTCTTACAGGAAGGTTTATTATTGCACCAAGTAGATGGtcgattatttaaaaatattttatggttaTGGGCTGACTGTAATGTGAAATTTACTACTCTTTTGAATTGTCGAAGATggcaatttttatattatagactTCGGTTTCCAAGGTTTTTAGTGGTGGTGCAACATTGGCATATAACGGTGGATGACGTCACTGAAACGCTGTTTGTACAAACCTATTGAGTTGGCTCCCTAGAGACCAATGAACGTTACCAGAACATAAAAAAGCTCGGTTTTTTATACGACATAACGGTGACGAACAATTGCAAAACGTTTTTTACGGTGAGTCTTAACATACTTCTGTGTTTTGACGAATAATCATCCTGCTCTTGCACTAAATGCACATTGAACCACTTAAATCTGGAGAGCACTCTCTGTAGTATGGCTCTTTAGCAATATGAATTTTAAACGGGCTGTCGATAACTCTCCtgattatataatacaaaagatAAAAGTGAAAACCTCTCCATCTCCTTTGTAAGGACTTCAAGATTATTAGGGACATTTTGCAGAAAGCAAAGGAATCGGACTAGCAATAGATATTAAGTGAACTGAGcgcgaaacgaaaaaaaattcatttctgtTCGTTCAAGTCTAATAATGTGACCGAATTGTTATCGTCTAAAATTCTCTAAAAGCACTAACGTAACACATACGTATCATACAAGTATCACCTCCTGTACTGTTCTTCAGAACACGATTCTAGGTTTTCTGCTTTAGACGTACATCCGAATCGGTAGCCCCAGGCGATTTTCAGCATTACCTTGATGGCCGATAGTCGAGTGAAAAGATTTCTAAAATAAGATTCCACAACTAAGAAAAATTCGTATAAGAAGAAAACCCATTTCTGAATGATTTTCAGATTACTTATAAGTTTTGAAGGGGTCACTACGCCAACATCAGCCAAAGAAGCACAGGGGCTCTAGATACTGGCTCTTCATCATGAAGTCGGCGCCAGAAACGAGGAACGTGATGCAATATGATTGGATGCATTAGGTTTATAAGACGCTTAAGTCTGCCTATCTTGAAAAAGGTGATAATGCAGAgtcacaaataaaataagagTTGAGTAATGCTTTCTCATCGTGTTGCTTTGCAGTTAGGGGCAAAAGAAAAAGATTATGTTGTGTGTACTGAATTTGCCAAGCTAAAAGAAACTATGAAAATTTGGCAGCGATTAGCTGGTATAATCCATAAATCAACTACTTGGTAGAACCCAACAACTGCTTGCTTTAGTTCCAAAATAGATCTTGGCACTTAACTACTTTTAAATTAACGAAAGTTTTTATATGCCATAGAGGTGTCGGAAGTATTGACGAACTAAAATTTCGCCGAAAAGCGATTACAATGGTAGGCCGATTGATGATCGGAAGTGACTTTTAATTGCAAATTCATGCCGCTATTTGTTGGAGAAACTTTGAAGAGATATGCCATGGTTTTATAACTTACAGTATGCAGTAATCATGCACCGTCCCAAACCCGTTTGCCAAATGAACTGGTTGAAATCTATTATAAAGGTAATTTGACTCTGTCAATATATCTTTATAATAGATTTTGGGAATTTGAATATGAAACAGCTCATTTGGCAAACGGGTTTAAGGTTACCATATATGattataatgcatttttttaaaatgtttttttttttttttttttttttgttgtcccCCAAATAATACCATTTCTCGGTACCTCGATGCTATCCTCATACGAGGCATTTCTTCTTATTTGGATAAATAGTCACAAAGGGCTAAATCTTGAGAAAATTCTGAAGAAGAGAACACTTTGTAACCTAATTTATTCAtcattgtatttaaattttgcataacaTGAGTCGGTGATCGTTATCACCTTTTCAAGGAAAATAACGCCTGTAGGCGTCTGCCTTTTGTATCCATTTTCGCAATGATACATTTTAGGTCAAAATCACAAGGCTTTGAACTATTGAATCGTTGCAGTTCCATTTACCCGCTTCACATGTAACTTTATCACcgctttaaatattataaagttagaagaaataaaaaatgacaaaatgcgTAGAACATTTTAACAATTATAATTTGGTAAAATTTGGCGTCGGAAGTAGTCCAATTGAGTCCATTTGCTTCGGAAgtgtccatttgtggaacagcatcaagagcTCGGGAACAAATATATAAGGGAagcgtaagcgccaattattattactatttttttattttggtaaaagTGGATAAGCTGTTGTGCTTAATAATGCgccataaaaatttttaaaaatcaaactTTAACTTTAAACTAAATTGTTTGAATATATGTTAACATAACACATTGAGTTGGGTTATCAAGGAATATTTCTTGAATCATCACTTTGCTTTATATAGTCCGATTTCGTATACGCGATTagataaatatttcataatttttaaaagataatTTCGGTtgtcttttttgtatttttcattctaatactttttacatatttaaaccaataatttcattttttattactacatttgaggtatacaaaaattaaaaaagaaacactTTCACTCTCTAGCTGATACAatccaaaatatatttctttagtGATGTGACTGATCAATCTGTGTCCGTATACGTATTTAGTGAATACCCACATTAGGTAAATGAGCACCTTCGGGTTGGAAACCATTTTCATCGGCGATGTAGTTAACCGTGTAGGTTTGACCATCATCAGCAACGAATGAATACGAGCCGCGTACAACAATTGTCTCATCCTCGGCACCAATATTCTTCAACTGACCTTCCTCATTATGAGTCTTGCCATCGCTGGTCTCCAAACTGTAAGAGAAATTTCGAGTTAAGCCAGCGTTGTAGGCTGCCATTGGTGCCACCAAAATTTGGCAAACACTTACGCAAATGAGTATCCATCAGGTTTCACATCGGAATCCAAACGCAAAATTTGTGCTTGTGACGGATCGTCGATAGGTATAGCGACGGCGATTGCGAATAATGCGACAAATGCAATGACGACTTTCATATTTGCTGAGAATTTGTATGTTCCGATTTATaggatttttccaaaaattttattactgcGCACTGCACCGTCGAACACACGCTTGGCTAAGAAGTTGAATTATGACTGCTTACGAAGTATGCAACACCAATTTATAGTGCTTCGACGACTAGGCCAAAACAATAATAGAATTATACGCTGATAGACTATCATCTAactaaataattaacaaaa is from Anastrepha ludens isolate Willacy chromosome 4, idAnaLude1.1, whole genome shotgun sequence and encodes:
- the LOC128861433 gene encoding larval cuticle protein 65Ag1-like; the encoded protein is MKVVIAFVALFAIAVAIPIDDPSQAQILRLDSDVKPDGYSFALETSDGKTHNEEGQLKNIGAEDETIVVRGSYSFVADDGQTYTVNYIADENGFQPEGAHLPNVGIH
- the LOC128862231 gene encoding larval cuticle protein 65Ab1-like; protein product: MKFVIVLLAVIALASARPEVEIIKSESDVQPDHYSFDMETSDGTSRHEEGVVKDADSEHPALVVHGSYTYKDEHDGKEYSVSYVADEYGFQPTGEHIPKLPAIEH